One region of Miscanthus floridulus cultivar M001 chromosome 19, ASM1932011v1, whole genome shotgun sequence genomic DNA includes:
- the LOC136528120 gene encoding GTP-binding nuclear protein Ran-1-like, with product MALPNTQPVDYPSFKLVLVGDGGTGKTTYVKRHITGEFEKRYEPTIGVEVRPLDFTTSHGKIRFYCWDTAGQEKFGGLRDGYYINGQCAIIMFDVTSRITYKNVPTWHRDISRVCENIPVVLCGNKVDVKNRQVKAKTVTYHRKKNLQYYEISAKSNYNFEKPFLYLARKLAGNTDVKFVEELALVPADVTIDVAAQQQIDKEIELAAAIPLPDEDDDNMD from the exons ATG GCTCTGCCGAATACCCAGCCCGTGGACTACCCCAGCTTCAAGCTTGTCCTCGTTGGCGACGGTGGCACTG GGAAGACGACCTACGTGAAGAGGCACATCACCGGGGAGTTCGAGAAGCGATACGAAC CAACAATCGGGGTGGAGGTGCGCCCTCTGGACTTCACCACGAGCCATGGCAAGATAAGGTTCTACTGCTGGGACACGGCCGGCCAAGAGAAGTTTGGTGGCCTCCGTGATGGATACTA CATCAATGGTCAATGTGCGATCATCATGTTCGATGTCACCTCAAGGATCACCTACAAGAATGTTCCCACCTGGCACAGGGACATCAGCAG GGTGTGTGAGAACATCCCGGTTGTCCTGTGCGGCAACAAGGTGGATGTGAAGAACCGGCAGGTGAAGGCCAAGACAGTGACTTACCACAGGAAGAAGAACCTCCAGTACTATGAGATCTctgccaagagcaactacaactTCGAGAAGCCTTTTCTCTACCTTGCAAGGAAGCTCGCAGG GAACACGGACGTCAAGTTCGTCGAAGAGTTAGCCCTCGTCCCTGCCGACGTGACCATCGACGTTGCTGCGCAGCAACA GATTGACAAAGAGATCGAACTTGCTGCAGCGATTCCCCTGCCGGATGAAGACGACGACAACATGGATTGA